The following proteins come from a genomic window of Achromobacter deleyi:
- a CDS encoding LysR family transcriptional regulator — protein sequence MNLQDMDLNLLVVFNELCKHGRVSAVAQNLGISQPGVSNALGRLRKLLGDELFLRTSRGMVPTPYAEALAQPIADALAALHGTLNARASFDPARSERACVIGVNDVGETYFLPRLMRALDGAAPGVTIRTVRTTSIDVKDEMERGRIDLAMGFLPGLKHGFFQRRLFRQPYVCIFRQDHPLARTGVSARQFRAAEHVAIVSEGTGHGVVDQVIEQAGIRRRLRLTVPHFMAVGPVLQATDMIAVVPRRFADCACKPFGLATAPCPVKIPESVINVFWHARNHREPANQWLRQVVVEQFAD from the coding sequence ATGAACCTGCAAGACATGGACCTGAACCTGCTGGTCGTGTTCAACGAGCTGTGCAAGCACGGCCGGGTGTCGGCGGTGGCGCAGAACCTGGGCATTTCGCAGCCGGGGGTCAGCAACGCGCTGGGGCGGTTGCGCAAGCTGCTGGGCGACGAGCTGTTCCTGCGCACCTCGCGCGGCATGGTGCCCACGCCCTACGCCGAGGCGCTGGCGCAGCCGATCGCCGATGCGCTGGCGGCGCTGCACGGCACGCTCAACGCCCGCGCCAGCTTCGATCCGGCGCGCAGCGAACGGGCCTGCGTCATCGGCGTGAACGATGTCGGTGAAACCTATTTCCTGCCGCGCCTGATGCGGGCCCTGGACGGCGCCGCGCCGGGCGTCACCATCCGCACGGTGCGCACCACCTCGATCGACGTGAAGGATGAGATGGAGCGCGGCCGCATCGACCTGGCGATGGGGTTCCTGCCGGGCCTGAAGCATGGTTTCTTCCAGCGCCGGCTGTTCCGCCAGCCTTATGTGTGCATCTTCCGCCAGGATCACCCGCTGGCGCGCACCGGCGTGTCGGCGCGGCAGTTCCGCGCCGCCGAGCACGTCGCCATCGTGTCCGAGGGCACCGGCCACGGCGTGGTGGACCAGGTCATCGAACAGGCCGGCATCCGCCGGCGCCTGCGCCTGACGGTGCCGCACTTCATGGCGGTGGGGCCGGTGCTGCAGGCCACCGACATGATCGCGGTGGTGCCGCGCCGCTTCGCCGATTGCGCCTGCAAGCCGTTCGGCCTGGCCACCGCGCCCTGTCCGGTGAAGATCCCGGAGTCCGTGATCAACGTGTTCTGGCATGCCCGCAACCACCGCGAGCCGGCCAATCAATGGCTGCGGCAGGTGGTGGTGGAGCAGTTCGCGGACTAG